The following coding sequences lie in one Streptococcus suis genomic window:
- a CDS encoding ECF transporter S component, translating into MTNTRKMTIIAILSAVSFLLMYLKFPLIPTASFLEVDFSLVPILFGLLVLDLKSSFAILLVRTFLKLILNNQGPSTIIGLPMNIAATSVFILAAAYFWKNEQTLKNYLKAAAVATIGSTAVMLVLNYVYAVPVYAAFANFDIKEILGLTNYLLMMVLPFNLLQGIVLSAIFYICYKAAQPILKKV; encoded by the coding sequence ATGACAAACACACGCAAAATGACGATTATCGCCATTCTCTCAGCAGTATCCTTTCTGCTCATGTATTTGAAATTTCCGCTGATTCCAACAGCCAGTTTCCTGGAAGTGGATTTTTCTCTCGTACCGATTTTATTTGGTCTGCTTGTTCTAGATTTGAAGTCTAGTTTTGCCATCCTTTTGGTACGAACTTTTCTCAAACTGATTTTAAATAATCAGGGACCATCGACAATTATTGGCTTACCGATGAATATTGCAGCTACGTCAGTTTTCATTTTAGCAGCAGCTTATTTCTGGAAAAATGAACAAACGTTAAAAAATTATTTAAAAGCAGCCGCTGTTGCGACAATTGGTTCGACAGCAGTGATGCTGGTATTAAATTACGTTTATGCGGTGCCTGTCTATGCAGCTTTTGCAAATTTTGATATTAAAGAAATCTTGGGTCTGACTAACTATCTTTTGATGATGGTACTTCCTTTTAATCTTTTACAAGGGATTGTGCTTTCAGCAATATTTTATATCTGTTACAAAGCAGCCCAACCTATTTTAAAGAAAGTTTAA
- a CDS encoding tRNA (cytidine(34)-2'-O)-methyltransferase, producing MNIETLEYIEETAKNHIVLFEPQIPQNTGNIARTCAATNSPLHIIKPMGFPIDDRKMKRAGLDYWDKLDVRFYDNLAEFMDYASKQGRVHLVSKFADKTYSDEDYNDGNIHYFLFGREDKGLPEDFMREHPEKAIRIPMNDEHVRSLNVSNTACMIVYEALRQQQFVGLDLVHTYDGDKLK from the coding sequence ATGAATATTGAAACATTAGAGTATATAGAAGAAACAGCCAAAAACCACATTGTCTTATTTGAACCACAGATTCCACAGAATACAGGCAATATTGCTCGAACTTGTGCTGCAACCAATAGCCCTCTCCATATCATTAAGCCGATGGGATTTCCAATTGATGACCGTAAGATGAAACGTGCAGGACTAGATTATTGGGATAAGTTAGATGTTCGCTTCTATGACAATTTAGCAGAATTTATGGATTATGCTAGCAAACAAGGACGTGTTCACTTAGTATCTAAATTTGCTGATAAAACCTATTCGGATGAAGACTATAATGATGGGAACATTCATTATTTCTTATTTGGCCGAGAAGATAAGGGCTTGCCAGAAGATTTTATGCGTGAACATCCAGAGAAGGCTATCCGTATTCCAATGAATGATGAACATGTGCGTAGTCTTAATGTCTCTAATACAGCGTGTATGATTGTATATGAGGCTCTTCGGCAGCAACAGTTCGTTGGTCTAGATTTGGTTCACACCTATGATGGGGACAAGTTAAAATAG
- a CDS encoding oligopeptide ABC transporter substrate-binding protein, with amino-acid sequence MLNRAILFKINKWGRDMKRMKNIALTGIGLLSIATLTACQTKEKTSDVALTFKSEVTHEGQTIEGGSLKYALVASAPSTGILIDELSQTAVDSTFAGMVDISMFGYDSARTLDDSGLAKAEFDVDAKTVTVSLTGKDYKWSDGQAFTIDDYIFTIEQLASPDYTGVRADTTYTNIIGFEEFQAGTASEISGVRKVDDYTVVLSVKDMSPSMMYAGGGVPYLVMPKHIFKDIAVKDWESSEYSRTAKVVGMGPYKVKEIVNGESVTYVPNEYYFKGKVKLDSYRIDIVSPDTIVAEMRAGNYDIADMPTDQYESYKDLSNITLLGSLDGIYNYIGFNLGKYDDASGKNVTDPNAKMNNVKLRQAMGYALDNAVIGEKLYNGLYHPTNSLIISFFGDVHDSELAGYSYNPEKAKKLLDEAGYKDVDGDGMREDADGKPLTISVAAQKSTETQETMVQQYLTWWKEIGLNVELYTGRTIEYNTFYESIAANDEGIDVYLAAWIAGLDPDPTSLWGPEAMYNYTRFVSDENTVLLNKITSAESFDEQKNIENYKAWQEYAFEQAFAIPTFERESITAVNKRVKYYDVYIGSDSKSGHENLELTAEKGIAAE; translated from the coding sequence ATGCTAAATCGTGCTATACTATTCAAAATAAATAAATGGGGTAGGGATATGAAAAGAATGAAAAACATCGCTTTAACTGGTATCGGTCTGCTTTCTATTGCAACGTTAACAGCTTGTCAAACTAAAGAAAAGACGAGCGATGTTGCTCTGACATTTAAATCAGAAGTGACACACGAAGGACAAACTATTGAAGGCGGAAGTCTCAAATATGCCTTGGTAGCTTCGGCGCCTTCGACCGGTATCTTAATTGATGAATTATCGCAGACGGCGGTAGACTCAACCTTTGCAGGCATGGTTGATATTTCTATGTTTGGATATGATTCAGCTCGTACGTTAGACGATTCAGGCCTTGCTAAGGCAGAGTTTGATGTAGATGCAAAGACAGTTACCGTTAGTTTGACAGGCAAGGACTATAAGTGGTCCGATGGGCAAGCCTTCACCATCGATGATTATATTTTCACAATCGAACAACTAGCTAGTCCAGACTATACAGGGGTTCGTGCAGATACTACCTATACAAATATCATTGGCTTTGAAGAATTTCAGGCTGGAACAGCAAGTGAAATTTCAGGTGTTAGGAAGGTTGATGATTATACGGTAGTCCTCTCAGTGAAAGACATGTCTCCATCCATGATGTATGCTGGTGGTGGAGTACCTTATTTAGTCATGCCGAAACACATTTTTAAAGACATTGCAGTCAAAGATTGGGAATCAAGTGAGTATTCTCGTACGGCAAAAGTTGTCGGTATGGGCCCTTATAAGGTCAAGGAAATTGTCAATGGCGAGTCGGTGACCTATGTACCAAATGAGTACTACTTTAAAGGGAAAGTTAAGCTAGATAGTTACAGGATTGATATTGTTTCACCAGATACGATTGTTGCAGAAATGAGAGCAGGCAATTATGATATTGCTGATATGCCAACAGACCAGTACGAATCTTATAAGGACTTATCTAATATTACTTTACTAGGTAGTCTGGATGGTATTTACAATTATATTGGCTTCAATCTTGGTAAGTACGATGATGCTAGTGGTAAGAATGTGACCGATCCTAATGCTAAGATGAATAATGTTAAATTGCGTCAAGCAATGGGATATGCGTTGGACAATGCGGTGATTGGAGAGAAATTATATAACGGCTTGTATCACCCGACAAACTCACTAATTATCTCTTTCTTTGGAGATGTTCACGATTCAGAACTAGCTGGCTATAGTTATAACCCTGAAAAGGCTAAAAAACTTCTCGATGAGGCAGGATATAAAGACGTAGATGGAGACGGTATGCGTGAAGATGCTGATGGAAAACCACTTACCATCAGTGTTGCAGCACAGAAATCAACCGAAACGCAAGAAACCATGGTACAGCAATACCTTACATGGTGGAAAGAAATTGGTTTGAATGTGGAACTTTATACAGGAAGAACAATTGAGTACAATACTTTCTATGAATCAATTGCTGCCAATGATGAGGGGATTGATGTCTATCTTGCTGCTTGGATTGCCGGCCTAGATCCAGACCCGACATCATTGTGGGGACCGGAAGCGATGTACAACTATACTCGCTTCGTTTCAGATGAAAACACAGTACTTTTAAATAAAATTACCTCTGCTGAGTCATTTGACGAACAAAAAAATATTGAAAACTACAAAGCTTGGCAAGAATATGCCTTCGAACAAGCCTTTGCAATTCCAACCTTTGAACGTGAAAGTATTACTGCCGTTAACAAACGCGTTAAATATTACGACGTTTATATCGGTTCGGACAGTAAATCAGGACATGAAAATCTTGAGTTGACTGCGGAAAAAGGGATTGCAGCAGAATAA
- a CDS encoding membrane protein insertion efficiency factor YidD, which translates to MTRLLIGLVRFYQKFISPLFPPSCRYRPTCSTYMIEALQKHGLKGFLMGLARIGRCHPFVEGGEDPVPDRFSLKRNKQK; encoded by the coding sequence ATGACAAGACTCTTGATCGGCTTGGTCCGATTCTATCAGAAATTTATTTCCCCCCTTTTTCCGCCCTCTTGTCGCTACCGTCCAACTTGTTCCACTTATATGATCGAGGCCTTGCAAAAACATGGACTCAAGGGCTTTTTGATGGGGTTGGCTCGAATTGGTCGCTGTCATCCCTTTGTGGAAGGTGGGGAAGATCCTGTGCCGGACAGGTTTAGTTTGAAAAGAAATAAGCAGAAGTAG
- a CDS encoding rRNA pseudouridine synthase — protein sequence MRINKYIAHAGVASRRKAEELIKQGLVTVNSQVVRELATTIKSGDIVEVEGQPIYNEEKVYYLLNKPRGVISSVSDDKGRKTVVDLLPTVKERIYPVGRLDWDTSGVLILTNDGDFTDEMIHPRNEIDKVYLARVKGVANKEVLRPLTRGVVIDGKKTKPAVYEIIKVDPVKNRSVVELTIHEGRNHQVKKMFEAVGLQVDKLSRTRFGNLDLTGLRPGEYRKLNKKDISKLHTLAVTKPVKK from the coding sequence ATGAGAATTAATAAATACATTGCCCATGCTGGAGTTGCCAGTCGTCGTAAGGCAGAAGAATTGATAAAACAAGGCCTAGTAACTGTAAATAGTCAAGTTGTCCGTGAGTTGGCAACTACTATTAAGTCTGGAGATATTGTGGAAGTCGAAGGACAACCAATTTATAACGAAGAGAAGGTCTACTATCTCCTCAATAAGCCACGTGGTGTCATTTCTAGTGTGTCAGACGACAAGGGACGAAAGACTGTCGTGGACTTGTTGCCAACAGTTAAGGAGCGGATTTATCCTGTAGGACGTCTGGACTGGGATACATCTGGGGTCTTGATTTTGACCAATGACGGTGATTTTACAGACGAGATGATTCACCCACGAAATGAGATTGATAAGGTTTACTTGGCGCGTGTCAAAGGGGTTGCCAACAAGGAAGTTTTGCGTCCTTTGACCCGTGGTGTTGTCATTGATGGCAAAAAGACCAAGCCTGCGGTGTACGAGATTATCAAGGTGGATCCTGTTAAGAACCGCTCAGTTGTAGAATTAACAATCCATGAAGGTCGAAACCACCAGGTTAAGAAGATGTTTGAGGCTGTCGGCTTGCAGGTAGATAAGCTGTCTCGTACTCGCTTTGGTAATCTTGACTTGACCGGCCTACGTCCAGGAGAATACCGCAAGCTCAACAAGAAAGACATCAGCAAACTACATACCCTGGCTGTTACTAAGCCAGTTAAAAAATAA
- the scpB gene encoding segregation/condensation protein B (functions during chromosome segregation; may form a condensin-like structure with SMC and ScpA; forms a homodimer), producing MNRLAEIEVLLFVAGEDGLTLRNLAEMLEMQPTAVSQQLEKLSEKYMADKASGLAILESSNRYKLVTKKEYANLLRIYAKTPINQTMSRALLETLSIVAYKQPITRIEVDDIRGVNSSGAISKLQAFDLIRENGKKEVLGRPNLYVTTDYFLDYMGINSLEELPDVSEIDLVEQETELFVERNELENEN from the coding sequence ATGAATCGCTTAGCTGAAATCGAAGTCCTGCTCTTTGTGGCAGGTGAGGATGGCTTGACTTTACGAAATTTGGCAGAGATGTTGGAAATGCAGCCGACAGCTGTCAGCCAGCAGTTAGAGAAACTTAGTGAGAAATATATGGCAGACAAAGCCTCAGGCTTAGCCATCTTAGAGTCTTCCAATCGCTACAAGTTGGTTACTAAAAAAGAATATGCAAACCTTTTGCGAATCTATGCCAAAACACCAATCAATCAGACTATGTCACGGGCTCTTTTGGAAACCTTATCAATCGTAGCCTATAAGCAACCCATTACTCGGATTGAAGTTGATGATATTCGCGGAGTCAATTCCAGTGGTGCCATCAGTAAATTACAGGCCTTTGACCTCATTCGTGAGAACGGTAAGAAAGAGGTGCTTGGCAGGCCCAATCTCTATGTGACAACGGATTATTTTCTGGATTACATGGGTATTAACAGTCTAGAAGAATTGCCAGATGTGTCTGAAATCGACTTGGTGGAGCAAGAAACCGAGCTATTCGTAGAAAGAAATGAGTTAGAAAATGAGAATTAA
- a CDS encoding segregation/condensation protein A translates to MDIKLKDFEGPLDLLLHLVSKYQVDIYEVPITEVIEQYLAYIATLQAMRLEVAGEYMLMASQLMVIKSRRLLPKVVEQIDPEDDPEMDLLDQLEEYRKFKLLSEKLGEQHDERANYFSKPKLDLIYDDVQLAKDKTVIDIFLAFSKVMAEKQASLRQSHATIARDEYKIEDMMDFVRSRFEANPRIELRQLFQESQDINEVITIFLATLELVKVHEIVLEQTETFGDIYLVRSEDESLS, encoded by the coding sequence ATGGATATAAAATTAAAAGATTTTGAAGGGCCACTTGATCTCCTGCTACACCTGGTGTCCAAGTATCAAGTAGATATTTACGAGGTTCCGATTACAGAGGTTATTGAGCAATATTTGGCCTACATTGCTACCTTGCAAGCCATGCGTTTAGAGGTAGCGGGAGAATATATGCTCATGGCTAGTCAATTGATGGTTATCAAAAGTCGTCGGTTATTGCCGAAGGTTGTTGAGCAAATTGATCCCGAAGATGATCCTGAAATGGACCTCTTGGACCAGTTGGAAGAATACCGCAAGTTCAAACTTCTCAGTGAGAAATTAGGAGAGCAACATGATGAACGGGCGAACTATTTTTCAAAACCCAAATTAGATTTGATTTATGATGATGTACAGTTAGCCAAGGATAAGACCGTCATTGACATTTTCCTAGCTTTTTCTAAAGTAATGGCTGAAAAACAGGCAAGCCTCCGTCAGTCTCATGCGACCATTGCCCGTGATGAATATAAAATCGAAGACATGATGGACTTTGTTCGTAGTCGTTTTGAGGCTAACCCTCGTATTGAACTGCGTCAGCTTTTTCAGGAGAGCCAGGATATCAATGAAGTGATTACCATTTTTCTTGCCACCTTGGAGTTGGTCAAGGTTCATGAAATCGTCTTGGAGCAGACAGAGACTTTTGGAGATATTTATCTAGTAAGGAGTGAAGATGAATCGCTTAGCTGA
- a CDS encoding site-specific tyrosine recombinase XerD produces MKQAIESFIQSKKVSVNSQKSYTYDLQQFVTVTKGEISQQSLLVYQQSLLDLKPAAQKRKMSAVNQFLYFLYENNLLDRFYKLQTMSGPASVKKKLEREDLTLLFQESPWLDGQLIALLIALLGLTPSEIAELTSQQVNLDFQVLTVEKGGAKRVLTLPKELIPYMGSHLSGRYVFDKKGQTYSRQWFFNRLTEFVQSIGKPDWTAQKLREQYILKQIDEGKSLDQIAKQLGLKTSMSLEKFR; encoded by the coding sequence ATGAAGCAGGCGATTGAATCTTTTATCCAGAGCAAAAAGGTCAGTGTCAACAGCCAAAAGTCCTATACCTATGACCTGCAGCAGTTTGTGACGGTAACAAAGGGGGAGATTAGCCAACAGTCTCTTTTGGTCTATCAGCAGTCTCTTCTAGACTTGAAACCTGCTGCTCAGAAAAGAAAGATGTCAGCGGTCAATCAATTTCTCTACTTTCTTTATGAAAATAATCTCCTGGATCGTTTTTATAAATTACAAACGATGTCAGGTCCAGCAAGCGTCAAAAAGAAACTGGAGCGTGAGGATTTAACTCTCCTCTTTCAAGAAAGTCCTTGGCTTGATGGGCAACTGATTGCTCTTTTGATTGCCTTACTAGGGCTGACTCCTAGTGAAATAGCAGAGCTGACTAGTCAGCAGGTCAATCTGGATTTTCAAGTCCTGACAGTTGAGAAGGGAGGAGCCAAGCGGGTGCTCACTCTGCCCAAGGAATTGATACCCTATATGGGGTCTCATCTGTCTGGACGCTATGTCTTCGATAAGAAGGGACAGACCTATTCTCGTCAATGGTTTTTTAATCGTCTGACAGAATTTGTCCAGTCCATCGGCAAGCCTGATTGGACAGCCCAAAAATTACGGGAGCAGTATATTCTAAAACAGATAGACGAAGGAAAATCCTTGGACCAAATCGCCAAGCAGTTGGGACTGAAAACAAGCATGAGTTTGGAAAAATTTAGATAA
- a CDS encoding CBS domain-containing protein has translation MIAREFEAFLLDQEETFLTPADKLAVIIDTHNIDHAKLLLSHMTYSRVPVVTEDGLFFGTIGLTEIIKYQAENELSDDELNRDISVIVKTDEETVGLDYDLTEVMRKLVDQSFLPVLGENREFMGIITRKSILKAINALLHNFPLASKEGKK, from the coding sequence ATGATTGCAAGAGAATTTGAAGCCTTTTTATTGGACCAGGAAGAAACTTTCTTGACACCAGCGGATAAATTGGCAGTAATTATTGATACACATAATATTGACCATGCAAAACTGTTACTCAGTCACATGACCTATTCACGCGTACCCGTGGTAACAGAAGATGGTCTTTTCTTCGGCACCATTGGCTTGACAGAAATCATTAAATATCAAGCTGAAAATGAACTATCGGATGATGAGTTAAACAGAGATATTTCTGTGATTGTAAAGACAGATGAAGAGACTGTTGGTCTGGATTATGATTTGACAGAAGTGATGCGCAAGCTAGTAGATCAATCTTTCTTACCCGTCCTTGGGGAAAATAGAGAATTTATGGGAATCATTACCCGCAAATCCATTCTCAAAGCCATTAATGCTCTCTTGCATAATTTCCCCCTAGCATCAAAAGAAGGCAAGAAATGA
- a CDS encoding metallophosphoesterase has protein sequence MAGASKTILVMSDSHGDRQIVEEIKNHYLGKVDAIFHNGDSELDSQDSVWDGIQVVNGNCDYFGGCPDQLITQLDGVTIAQTHGHLYGINYGWQRLDYWAQEVDADICLYGHLHVPDAEVRGKTLFLNPGSVSQPRGLVRECLYALVTIYDDHFHVDYYNRQHQLYPALTKDISR, from the coding sequence ATGGCAGGAGCAAGCAAAACAATCCTAGTCATGAGTGATTCTCATGGGGATAGACAGATTGTAGAAGAGATTAAAAACCACTATCTTGGCAAGGTCGATGCTATCTTTCACAATGGTGATTCGGAGCTGGATAGTCAAGATAGTGTGTGGGACGGCATTCAAGTGGTCAATGGGAACTGCGACTATTTTGGTGGTTGCCCTGACCAGCTCATTACTCAATTGGACGGTGTGACTATCGCTCAGACTCATGGTCATCTTTATGGTATTAATTACGGCTGGCAGCGGTTGGATTATTGGGCACAGGAAGTTGATGCGGATATTTGTTTGTATGGGCATCTGCATGTGCCTGATGCCGAAGTGCGTGGCAAGACCCTCTTTCTTAATCCAGGCTCCGTTAGTCAACCTCGTGGTTTGGTCAGAGAATGTCTCTATGCTCTTGTGACCATCTATGATGATCACTTCCATGTGGATTACTACAATCGACAGCACCAACTTTACCCAGCATTGACAAAGGATATTTCAAGATGA
- a CDS encoding nucleoside-triphosphate diphosphatase (HAM1-like protein; Rec-dependent growth; RgdB; yggV; it is suspected that this protein functions to remove misincorporated bases such as xanthine or hypoxanthine) — protein MTDKIYEYRDEHNWFIGKASFANLFGSFGENGREQEIYQIGQLFDKLIAGNYDDENFNQCVKIEVIKLQSDFALFQFACGILNELNNRQFKVLQHQGAILVTENDKLLLVHLPQAGVSMADFFGQDKGLASVGDSILIATKNEGKTKEFRKFFERFGYQVENLNNYPDLPDVAETGMTFEENARLKAETIAELTGKMVLADDSGLKVDALGGLPGVWSARFSGPDATDELNNAKLLHELAMVFELKDRSAQFHCTLVMAAPNRDSLVVEADWEGFIGMDLRGENGFGYDPLFLVGETGKTSAELTLEEKNKISHRAQALEKLVEAFPVWQEQAKQS, from the coding sequence ATGACAGACAAGATATACGAATACAGAGATGAACACAATTGGTTTATCGGAAAAGCCAGCTTTGCCAATCTATTTGGTTCATTTGGTGAAAATGGCAGAGAGCAGGAAATTTACCAGATTGGTCAATTGTTTGACAAACTGATTGCAGGTAATTATGATGATGAGAACTTTAACCAGTGTGTCAAAATTGAAGTGATTAAACTTCAGTCGGACTTTGCCCTCTTCCAATTTGCCTGTGGTATTTTGAATGAGTTAAACAATCGCCAGTTCAAAGTTCTCCAACATCAAGGGGCTATTCTGGTAACAGAGAATGACAAACTTCTCTTGGTTCATCTGCCCCAAGCAGGGGTAAGCATGGCAGATTTCTTCGGTCAAGACAAGGGATTGGCAAGTGTAGGAGATAGCATCTTGATTGCTACAAAAAATGAAGGTAAGACCAAGGAATTCCGTAAGTTTTTTGAGCGTTTTGGCTACCAGGTCGAGAACCTCAACAACTATCCTGATCTGCCAGATGTAGCAGAAACAGGTATGACTTTTGAGGAAAATGCACGCTTGAAGGCTGAAACCATAGCAGAGCTGACAGGCAAGATGGTCTTGGCAGATGATTCTGGTTTGAAGGTTGATGCTTTAGGTGGTTTGCCAGGAGTTTGGTCTGCTCGTTTTTCAGGCCCAGATGCCACAGATGAGCTCAATAATGCCAAACTCTTGCATGAGTTAGCCATGGTATTTGAACTGAAAGATCGTTCGGCGCAATTCCATTGTACTCTGGTCATGGCTGCTCCAAATCGTGATAGTTTGGTTGTCGAAGCGGACTGGGAAGGCTTTATCGGTATGGACCTCCGTGGGGAAAATGGGTTTGGATATGATCCACTTTTCCTCGTAGGTGAAACAGGTAAGACCTCGGCAGAATTAACCCTAGAAGAAAAAAATAAGATTTCCCACCGTGCACAAGCACTAGAAAAATTAGTGGAGGCATTTCCAGTATGGCAGGAGCAAGCAAAACAATCCTAG
- a CDS encoding glutamate racemase has protein sequence MDNRPIGFLDSGVGGLTVARELMRQLPHEEIVYIGDSARAPYGPRPAEQIREYTWQLVNFLLTKNVKMIVFACNTATAVAWEEVKEKLDIPVLGVILPGASAAIKATQTGKVGVLGTAMTIQSDIYRQKIQALSPETQVDSLACPKFAPLVESNSHQSSLAKKVVYETLRPLVGKVDTLVLGCTHYPLLRPIIQNAMGKDVKLIDSGAECARDISVLLNYFQINRSRTEKDIQHRFYTTASPAAFKEIAESWMGIDIHVEHVEL, from the coding sequence ATGGATAATCGACCAATAGGTTTTTTAGATTCAGGTGTGGGGGGATTAACGGTTGCGCGTGAGTTAATGCGCCAGCTTCCCCATGAAGAAATCGTTTATATCGGAGATTCGGCACGGGCACCTTATGGACCACGTCCAGCGGAACAAATCAGAGAATATACTTGGCAGTTGGTCAATTTCCTTTTGACAAAAAATGTAAAAATGATTGTCTTTGCCTGCAATACGGCAACAGCGGTAGCCTGGGAAGAAGTCAAGGAAAAGTTGGATATTCCTGTTTTGGGTGTTATTTTACCAGGTGCATCGGCAGCTATTAAGGCAACGCAAACTGGTAAGGTTGGTGTCTTAGGAACGGCTATGACCATTCAATCAGATATTTATCGACAAAAGATTCAGGCCCTTTCTCCAGAAACGCAGGTAGACAGCCTAGCCTGTCCCAAATTTGCCCCTCTGGTTGAGTCCAATAGCCACCAATCCAGTCTTGCCAAAAAGGTTGTTTATGAGACACTTCGACCACTCGTTGGGAAAGTGGACACCTTGGTCTTGGGATGTACCCATTATCCCCTACTTCGCCCCATCATCCAGAATGCCATGGGCAAGGATGTCAAGTTGATTGACAGTGGGGCAGAGTGCGCGCGAGATATTTCTGTTTTATTAAATTATTTTCAAATCAACCGCAGCCGTACCGAAAAGGATATTCAGCACAGATTTTACACAACAGCTAGTCCGGCAGCTTTTAAAGAAATAGCTGAAAGCTGGATGGGCATTGATATTCATGTGGAGCATGTAGAACTATGA
- a CDS encoding diaminopimelate decarboxylase: MTKTPFVSKEVLETITEQFPTPFHLYDEKGIREKARALNAAFSWNKGFKEYFAVKATPTPAILKILQEEGCGVDCATDVEVLMSEKLGFKDIMFTSNDTQAQEFVYARKVGATINLDAYEHIEFLKNVAGIPETVCLRYNPGGIFSLGTDIMDHPEESKFGMTKDQLMKGYKELKELGVKQFGIHAFLASNTVTNDYYPVLARQLFELALEIREETGVTLDFINLSGGIGVNYRPEQEPNDIAVIGEGVRKVYEEILTPAGMGQVKIFTELGRFMLAPHGHLITKVLHRKETYRTYIGVDASAANLMRPAFYGAYHHITNITRPDAPIEVVDVAGSLCENNDKFAVNRELPRAEVGDTLVIHDSGAHGFSMGYNYNGRLRSSEILLQEDGTARMIRRAETPEDYFATIYGFDFDR; the protein is encoded by the coding sequence ATGACCAAGACACCATTTGTTAGTAAAGAAGTTTTAGAAACCATTACGGAGCAATTTCCGACACCATTCCATTTGTATGATGAAAAAGGTATTCGTGAGAAGGCTCGTGCCCTTAATGCAGCTTTTTCTTGGAACAAAGGCTTTAAGGAATATTTTGCGGTCAAGGCGACTCCAACTCCAGCTATTTTAAAAATTCTTCAGGAAGAGGGCTGTGGGGTGGATTGTGCCACCGATGTGGAAGTGCTCATGAGTGAAAAATTGGGCTTTAAGGACATCATGTTCACATCCAATGATACCCAAGCGCAAGAGTTTGTCTATGCTCGAAAAGTTGGGGCGACCATTAACCTTGATGCATACGAACACATTGAGTTTTTGAAAAATGTTGCTGGGATTCCAGAAACGGTCTGTCTCCGTTACAATCCTGGAGGAATCTTCTCGCTGGGAACGGATATTATGGACCACCCAGAAGAGTCTAAGTTTGGGATGACCAAGGACCAGCTCATGAAGGGCTACAAGGAATTAAAAGAACTAGGTGTAAAGCAGTTTGGTATTCATGCCTTTCTAGCTTCGAATACAGTAACCAATGACTACTATCCTGTCTTAGCTCGTCAACTCTTTGAATTGGCCTTGGAAATTCGTGAGGAAACAGGTGTGACCTTGGACTTCATCAACCTATCAGGTGGGATTGGAGTCAACTATCGTCCTGAGCAAGAACCAAACGACATTGCTGTCATTGGTGAGGGTGTTCGTAAGGTTTACGAGGAAATTCTCACGCCAGCTGGTATGGGACAGGTCAAAATCTTTACGGAACTTGGTCGCTTTATGTTGGCACCACATGGTCACTTGATTACCAAAGTGCTTCATCGTAAGGAAACCTATCGGACCTATATCGGTGTCGATGCATCGGCAGCCAACCTCATGCGCCCTGCGTTCTATGGGGCCTACCACCATATCACTAATATCACGCGCCCAGATGCCCCAATCGAAGTGGTGGATGTGGCAGGTTCCCTCTGTGAAAACAACGACAAGTTTGCGGTTAATCGTGAATTACCACGGGCAGAAGTAGGAGACACCTTGGTCATTCATGACAGTGGTGCCCACGGCTTCTCCATGGGCTACAACTACAACGGTCGTCTGCGTTCTTCTGAAATTCTTTTGCAGGAAGATGGCACAGCGCGTATGATTCGTCGTGCTGAAACACCAGAGGATTATTTCGCGACCATTTACGGTTTTGATTTTGACAGGTAA